The following are encoded together in the Pseudomonas xantholysinigenes genome:
- the prpB gene encoding methylisocitrate lyase → MTVKSTPGQRFRDAVAAEHPLQVVGTINANHALLAKRAGFKAIYLSGGGVAAGSLGLPDLGISGLDDVLTDVRRITDVCDLPLLVDVDTGFGASAFNVARTVKSMSKFGAAAIHIEDQVGAKRCGHRPNKEIVSQQEMVDRIKAAVDARTDDSFVIMARTDALAVEGLNAALDRAAACIEAGADMIFPEAITELSMYKTFADRVKAPILANITEFGATPLYTTEELASVDVSLVLYPLSAFRAMNKAAENVYTALRRDGTQKNVIDTMQTRMELYDAIGYHAFEQSLDALFAQKKG, encoded by the coding sequence ATGACAGTCAAGAGCACCCCCGGCCAGCGTTTCCGTGACGCGGTGGCCGCCGAACACCCGTTGCAGGTGGTCGGGACCATCAACGCCAACCACGCGCTGCTGGCCAAGCGCGCCGGCTTCAAGGCCATCTACCTGTCCGGCGGCGGTGTCGCGGCGGGCTCCCTCGGCCTGCCGGACCTGGGCATCAGCGGCCTGGACGACGTACTCACCGACGTGCGCCGCATCACCGACGTGTGCGACCTGCCGCTGCTGGTGGATGTCGACACCGGTTTTGGCGCCTCGGCGTTCAACGTTGCCCGTACCGTCAAGTCGATGAGCAAGTTCGGCGCTGCGGCCATCCATATCGAGGACCAGGTCGGCGCCAAGCGCTGCGGTCACCGGCCAAACAAGGAGATCGTCTCGCAGCAGGAGATGGTCGACCGCATCAAGGCCGCGGTGGACGCCCGTACTGACGACAGCTTCGTGATCATGGCGCGCACCGACGCCCTGGCGGTGGAAGGCCTGAACGCCGCGTTGGATCGCGCCGCCGCCTGCATCGAAGCCGGCGCCGACATGATCTTCCCAGAGGCCATCACTGAGCTTTCGATGTACAAGACCTTCGCCGACCGGGTGAAGGCGCCGATCCTGGCCAACATCACCGAGTTCGGCGCCACGCCGCTGTACACCACCGAAGAGCTGGCCTCGGTCGACGTGTCGCTGGTGCTCTACCCGCTGTCGGCGTTCCGCGCCATGAACAAGGCCGCCGAGAATGTCTACACCGCGCTGCGCCGCGATGGCACGCAGAAGAACGTGATCGACACCATGCAGACCCGCATGGAGCTCTACGATGCCATCGGCTATCACGCCTTCGAGCAAAGCCTGGATGCGCTGTTCGCGCAGAAGAAAGGGTAA
- the acnD gene encoding Fe/S-dependent 2-methylisocitrate dehydratase AcnD: MNTAFRKNLPGTALDYFDARAAVEAIKPGAYDGLPYTSRVLAENLVRRCDPATLNASLEQLIERKRDLDFPWFPARVVCHDILGQTALVDLAGLRDAIADKGGDPAQVNPVVPVQLIVDHSLAVECGGFDPQAFEKNRAIEDRRNEDRFHFINWTKQAFKNVDVIQPGNGIMHQINLEKMSPVIHSERGLAYPDTCVGTDSHTPHVDALGVIAIGVGGLEAENVMLGRASWMRLPEIVGVELTGRLAPSITATDLVLALTEFLRKQKVVGAYLEFHGAGASALTLGDRATISNMAPEYGATAAMFAIDQQTIDYLKLTGRDDQQVQLVETYAKATGLWADSLAKAEYERTLSFDLSSVVRNMAGPSNPHARVATSDLAAKGIAGAWEEVPGQMPDGAVIIAAITSCTNTSNPRNVIAAGLIARNANKLGLARKPWVKSSLAPGSKAVQLYLKEAGLEQELEQLGFGIVAFACTTCNGMSGALDPVIQQEIIDRDLYATAVLSGNRNFDGRIHPYAKQAFLASPPLVVAYAIAGTIRFDIEKDVLGVVDGKEIRLKDIWPSDEEIDAVVRAAVKPEQFRQVYIPMFAIEEDRGPKVAPLYDWRPMSTYIRRPPYWEGALAGERTLRGMRPLAVLPDNITTDHLSPSNAILLDSAAGEYLAKMGLPEEDFNSYATHRGDHLTAQRATFANPKLFNEMVRKDDGSVKQGSLARIEPEGKVTRMWEAIETYMQRKQPLIIVAGADYGQGSSRDWAAKGVRLAGVEAIVAEGFERIHRTNLVGMGVLPLEFKPGTDRKTLELDGSETYDVLGERKPRATLTLVVTRRNGERVEVPVTCRLDTAEEVSIYEAGGVLQRFAQDFLEGVA, translated from the coding sequence ATGAACACCGCATTCCGCAAGAACCTGCCAGGCACCGCCCTGGACTACTTCGACGCCCGTGCCGCGGTCGAGGCGATCAAGCCCGGCGCCTACGACGGCCTGCCATACACCTCCCGCGTGCTCGCCGAGAACCTGGTGCGCCGCTGTGATCCGGCCACCCTCAATGCCTCGCTGGAGCAACTGATCGAGCGCAAGCGCGACCTCGACTTCCCCTGGTTCCCGGCCCGCGTGGTGTGCCATGACATCCTCGGCCAGACCGCCCTGGTCGACCTGGCCGGCCTGCGCGACGCCATCGCCGACAAGGGCGGCGACCCGGCTCAGGTCAACCCGGTGGTGCCGGTGCAGTTGATCGTCGATCACTCGCTGGCCGTGGAGTGCGGCGGCTTCGACCCGCAGGCGTTCGAAAAGAACCGCGCCATCGAGGACCGCCGCAACGAAGATCGCTTCCACTTCATCAACTGGACCAAGCAGGCGTTCAAGAACGTCGACGTGATCCAGCCCGGCAACGGCATCATGCACCAGATCAACCTGGAGAAGATGTCGCCGGTGATTCATAGCGAGCGTGGCCTGGCCTACCCGGACACCTGCGTCGGCACCGACAGCCACACGCCGCACGTGGATGCCCTGGGCGTGATCGCCATCGGCGTCGGCGGCCTGGAGGCCGAGAACGTGATGCTTGGACGCGCCTCGTGGATGCGCCTGCCGGAGATCGTCGGCGTCGAGTTGACCGGTCGTCTGGCGCCGAGCATCACCGCCACCGACCTGGTGCTGGCGCTCACCGAGTTCCTGCGCAAGCAGAAGGTGGTCGGCGCCTACCTGGAGTTCCACGGTGCCGGCGCCAGCGCGCTGACCCTGGGCGACCGCGCCACCATCTCCAACATGGCCCCGGAATACGGCGCCACCGCCGCGATGTTCGCCATCGACCAGCAGACCATCGACTACCTCAAGCTCACCGGCCGCGACGACCAGCAAGTGCAACTGGTCGAGACCTACGCCAAGGCCACTGGCCTGTGGGCCGATAGCCTGGCCAAGGCCGAGTACGAGCGCACCCTGAGCTTCGATCTGTCGAGCGTGGTGCGCAACATGGCCGGCCCGTCCAACCCGCATGCCCGCGTGGCCACTAGCGACCTGGCAGCCAAAGGCATCGCCGGCGCCTGGGAAGAAGTCCCGGGGCAGATGCCGGACGGCGCGGTGATCATCGCCGCCATCACCAGCTGCACCAACACCAGCAACCCGCGCAACGTGATTGCCGCCGGCCTTATCGCACGCAACGCCAACAAACTGGGCCTGGCGCGCAAGCCCTGGGTCAAGTCGTCGCTGGCGCCGGGCTCCAAGGCCGTGCAGCTGTACCTGAAGGAAGCCGGGCTGGAGCAGGAGCTGGAGCAGTTGGGCTTTGGCATCGTCGCCTTCGCCTGCACCACCTGCAACGGCATGTCCGGTGCGTTGGATCCGGTGATCCAGCAGGAAATCATCGACCGCGACCTGTACGCCACCGCCGTGCTCTCGGGTAACCGCAACTTCGACGGGCGCATCCACCCCTACGCCAAGCAGGCTTTCCTCGCTTCGCCGCCGCTGGTGGTGGCCTACGCCATCGCCGGTACCATCCGCTTCGATATCGAGAAGGATGTGCTCGGCGTGGTCGACGGCAAGGAGATTCGCCTCAAGGACATCTGGCCGAGCGATGAGGAAATCGATGCCGTGGTGCGTGCTGCGGTGAAGCCGGAGCAATTCCGCCAGGTGTACATCCCGATGTTCGCCATCGAGGAAGATCGTGGGCCGAAGGTCGCGCCGCTGTACGACTGGCGCCCGATGAGCACCTATATTCGCCGTCCGCCGTACTGGGAAGGTGCCCTGGCCGGCGAGCGCACCCTGCGCGGCATGCGCCCGTTGGCGGTGCTGCCGGACAACATCACCACCGACCACCTGTCGCCGTCCAATGCCATCCTGCTCGACAGCGCCGCCGGCGAGTACTTGGCGAAGATGGGCCTGCCAGAAGAGGACTTCAACTCCTACGCCACCCACCGTGGTGACCACCTGACCGCCCAGCGCGCCACCTTCGCCAACCCCAAGCTGTTCAACGAGATGGTGCGCAAGGACGACGGCAGCGTGAAGCAGGGTTCGCTGGCGCGCATCGAGCCGGAAGGCAAGGTGACCCGCATGTGGGAGGCGATCGAGACCTACATGCAGCGCAAGCAGCCGCTGATCATCGTCGCCGGCGCCGACTACGGCCAGGGCTCGTCCCGTGACTGGGCAGCCAAGGGCGTGCGCCTGGCCGGTGTCGAGGCCATCGTCGCCGAAGGCTTCGAGCGTATCCACCGCACCAACCTGGTGGGCATGGGCGTGCTGCCGCTGGAGTTCAAGCCGGGTACCGATCGCAAGACGCTGGAACTGGACGGTAGCGAGACCTACGACGTGCTGGGTGAGCGCAAACCGCGCGCGACCCTGACCCTGGTGGTGACGCGGCGTAACGGCGAGCGTGTCGAGGTGCCGGTGACTTGCCGCCTGGATACCGCCGAGGAAGTGTCGATCTACGAGGCGGGTGGCGTGTTGCAACGCTTTGCCCAGGACTTCCTGGAAGGCGTGGCTTAA
- the prpD gene encoding 2-methylcitrate dehydratase, with product MSANVDLNTRPDYDQVLQTLADYVFGYRVESPEALNTARHCLMDTLGCGLLALRFPECTKHLGPLVEGTIVPHGARVPGTSYCLDPVKAAWDIGCIVRWLDYNDTWLAAEWGHPSDNLGGILAVTDHLSQKRVANGEAPLVMREVLDAMVMAHEIQGVLALENSFNRVGLDHVLLVKVASTAVCARLMGASREQLLSALSHAFVDGQALRTYRHAPNAGSRKSWAAGDASSRGVRLADIALRGEMGVPGALTARQWGFYDVSFSHTNKDLALKPEDQRELRLPQPLGSYVMENVLFKISFPAEFHAQTACEAAVTLHPQVRNRLHEIDRIVITTHESAIRIISKEGPLANAADRDHCLQYMTAVPLIFGGLVAEHYEDAFHAAHPSIDRLREKMVVVEEPRFSREYLEADKRSIANGVQVFFKDGTHTPHVVVEYPIGHRRRREEGMPLLEAKFRENLATRFARQRCEAILDVCKDQQALEAMPVHRFVDLLVI from the coding sequence ATGAGCGCAAACGTAGACCTCAACACCCGCCCCGACTACGACCAGGTCCTGCAGACCCTCGCCGACTATGTGTTCGGCTACCGTGTCGAATCCCCCGAGGCGCTGAACACCGCCCGCCACTGCCTGATGGATACCCTGGGCTGTGGCTTGCTGGCCCTGCGTTTCCCTGAATGCACCAAGCACCTTGGCCCGCTGGTCGAGGGCACGATCGTCCCCCACGGCGCTCGTGTGCCCGGCACCAGCTACTGCCTGGATCCGGTCAAGGCCGCTTGGGATATCGGCTGTATCGTCCGCTGGCTGGACTACAACGACACCTGGCTGGCGGCAGAGTGGGGCCATCCCTCGGACAACCTCGGCGGCATCCTGGCGGTCACCGATCACCTGTCGCAAAAGCGCGTGGCCAATGGCGAGGCGCCCCTGGTCATGCGCGAGGTGCTCGATGCCATGGTCATGGCCCACGAGATCCAAGGCGTGCTGGCGCTTGAAAACTCGTTCAACCGGGTCGGCCTGGACCATGTGCTGCTGGTCAAGGTCGCCTCCACGGCAGTCTGCGCCAGACTCATGGGCGCCAGTCGCGAGCAGTTGTTGTCGGCGCTGTCCCACGCGTTCGTCGATGGCCAGGCCCTGCGTACCTACCGTCATGCACCCAATGCCGGCTCGCGCAAGTCGTGGGCGGCGGGGGACGCCTCCAGCCGCGGTGTGCGCCTGGCCGATATCGCCCTGCGTGGCGAGATGGGCGTGCCCGGCGCGCTCACGGCCCGGCAGTGGGGGTTCTACGATGTGTCGTTCAGCCACACCAACAAGGACCTGGCCCTCAAGCCCGAAGACCAGCGCGAGCTGCGCCTGCCGCAGCCCTTGGGCAGCTACGTGATGGAGAACGTGCTATTCAAGATCAGCTTCCCAGCCGAATTCCATGCCCAGACCGCCTGCGAGGCGGCGGTGACCCTGCATCCACAGGTGCGCAACCGCCTGCACGAGATCGACCGTATTGTCATCACCACGCACGAGTCGGCGATCCGCATCATTTCCAAGGAGGGGCCGCTGGCCAATGCCGCGGACCGTGATCACTGCCTGCAGTACATGACCGCCGTGCCGCTGATCTTCGGTGGCCTGGTGGCCGAGCACTACGAGGACGCCTTCCACGCGGCCCACCCAAGCATTGACCGGCTACGCGAAAAGATGGTGGTCGTCGAGGAGCCACGTTTCAGTCGTGAGTACCTGGAGGCGGACAAGCGCTCTATCGCAAACGGTGTGCAGGTGTTCTTCAAGGACGGCACGCACACGCCGCACGTGGTGGTGGAGTACCCGATCGGGCATCGGCGTCGGCGGGAGGAGGGGATGCCGTTGCTCGAGGCCAAGTTCAGGGAGAACCTGGCGACGCGGTTTGCGCGGCAGCGGTGTGAGGCGATTCTGGATGTGTGCAAGGACCAGCAGGCGCTGGAGGCCATGCCTGTGCACAGGTTTGTCGATCTGTTGGTGATCTGA
- the queD gene encoding 6-carboxytetrahydropterin synthase QueD encodes MEIFKEFTFESAHRLPNVPAGHKCGRLHGHSFKVALHLTGPLDPHTGWIRDFSEIKAIFKPIYEQLDHNYLNDIPGLENPTSEVIAKWIWDQVKPLLPELSKVRIHETCTSGCEYTGD; translated from the coding sequence GTGGAAATCTTTAAGGAATTTACCTTCGAATCCGCCCACCGCCTGCCCAACGTCCCGGCCGGCCACAAATGCGGTCGCCTGCATGGCCACTCGTTCAAGGTAGCCCTGCACCTGACCGGCCCGCTCGACCCGCACACCGGCTGGATCCGCGACTTCTCCGAGATCAAGGCGATCTTCAAGCCGATCTACGAGCAACTGGACCACAACTACCTGAACGACATCCCAGGCCTGGAAAACCCCACCAGCGAAGTGATCGCCAAGTGGATCTGGGACCAGGTCAAGCCGCTGCTACCAGAGCTGTCGAAGGTGCGCATTCATGAAACCTGCACCAGTGGTTGCGAATACACCGGCGACTGA
- a CDS encoding DUF1289 domain-containing protein translates to MSNQSIKTPCVGLCSTVYGDLVCRGCKRFHHEVIHWNGYDDAQKRAVWLRLEQLLVQVMMAKLEVFDKELLRQQLEQRSIRFVAQQSEYCWAYQLIARGARMIRELEAYGMALLPEFRDWELPQLRDAIDREFFLLSEAHYQRYIAPAFLQDALR, encoded by the coding sequence ATGTCCAATCAGTCCATCAAGACCCCTTGCGTCGGCCTCTGCTCCACTGTCTACGGTGACCTGGTGTGCCGTGGCTGCAAACGCTTCCACCACGAAGTGATCCACTGGAACGGCTATGACGACGCGCAGAAGCGCGCGGTGTGGCTGCGCCTGGAGCAACTGCTGGTGCAGGTGATGATGGCCAAGCTGGAAGTGTTCGACAAAGAGTTGCTGCGCCAGCAACTGGAGCAGCGCTCGATCCGCTTCGTCGCGCAGCAGTCGGAGTATTGCTGGGCGTATCAGCTGATTGCCCGCGGGGCGCGGATGATCCGCGAGCTGGAAGCCTACGGTATGGCGCTGCTGCCGGAATTCCGCGACTGGGAGCTGCCGCAGTTGCGTGATGCCATCGACCGTGAGTTCTTCCTGTTGTCCGAAGCGCATTACCAGCGCTATATCGCCCCAGCGTTCCTGCAGGACGCCCTGAGGTAA
- the prpC gene encoding bifunctional 2-methylcitrate synthase/citrate synthase, protein MAEAKVLSGAGLRGQVAGQTALSTVGQAGAGLTYRGYDVRDLAAAAEFEEVAYLLLYGELPSKAELADYKRKLKGLRDLPQALKEVLERIPRDAHPMDVMRTGCSVLGTLEPELTFEQQRDKTDRLLALFPAVMCYWYRFTHHGVRIDCTSDEETIGGHFLHLLHGKKPSALHVKVMNVSLILYAEHEFNASTFTARVCASTLSDLYSCVTAAIGSLRGPLHGGANEAAMELIERFQTPQDATAELLRMLERKDKIMGFGHAIYKESDPRNEVIKGWSKQLADEVGDKVLYPVSEAIDKTMWEQKRLFPNADFYHASAYHFMGIPTKLFTPIFVCSRLTGWAAHVFEQRANNRIIRPSAEYTGVEQRQFVPIEQR, encoded by the coding sequence ATGGCCGAAGCAAAAGTACTCAGTGGCGCGGGCCTGCGTGGCCAGGTGGCCGGGCAGACCGCGCTGTCGACCGTCGGCCAGGCCGGTGCCGGCCTGACCTACCGCGGCTATGACGTACGCGACCTGGCCGCCGCCGCCGAGTTCGAGGAGGTCGCCTACCTGCTGTTGTACGGCGAGCTGCCGAGCAAGGCCGAGCTTGCCGACTACAAACGCAAGCTCAAGGGCCTGCGCGACCTGCCGCAAGCGCTGAAGGAGGTGCTCGAGCGTATCCCGCGCGATGCCCACCCGATGGATGTGATGCGCACCGGCTGCTCGGTGCTCGGCACCCTGGAGCCTGAGCTGACCTTCGAGCAGCAGCGCGACAAGACCGATCGCCTGCTGGCGCTGTTCCCGGCGGTGATGTGCTACTGGTATCGCTTCACCCACCACGGTGTGCGCATCGATTGCACCAGCGACGAAGAAACCATTGGCGGCCACTTCCTGCACCTGCTGCATGGCAAGAAGCCCAGCGCCCTGCATGTCAAGGTGATGAACGTTTCGCTGATCCTTTACGCCGAGCACGAGTTCAACGCCTCGACCTTCACCGCGCGGGTCTGCGCCTCGACCCTGTCCGACCTGTATTCCTGCGTCACTGCGGCCATCGGCTCGCTGCGCGGCCCGCTGCACGGCGGCGCCAACGAAGCGGCGATGGAGCTGATCGAGCGCTTCCAGACCCCACAGGACGCTACCGCCGAGCTGCTGCGCATGCTCGAGCGCAAGGACAAGATCATGGGCTTCGGCCACGCGATCTACAAAGAGTCCGACCCGCGCAACGAGGTGATCAAGGGCTGGTCGAAGCAACTCGCCGACGAAGTGGGCGACAAGGTGCTGTACCCGGTCTCCGAAGCCATCGACAAGACCATGTGGGAGCAGAAGCGCTTGTTCCCCAACGCCGACTTCTACCATGCCTCGGCGTACCACTTCATGGGCATCCCGACCAAGCTGTTCACCCCGATCTTCGTCTGCTCGCGCCTGACCGGCTGGGCCGCGCACGTGTTCGAGCAGCGCGCCAACAACCGCATCATCCGCCCGAGCGCCGAATACACCGGCGTCGAGCAGCGCCAGTTCGTGCCGATCGAGCAGCGCTGA
- the prpF gene encoding 2-methylaconitate cis-trans isomerase PrpF codes for MTHVPQIKIPATYIRGGTSKGVFFRLQDLPERAQVPGPARDALLLRVIGSPDPYAKQIDGMGGATSSTSKTVILSKSIKADHDVDYLFGQVSIDTAFVDWSGNCGNLSAAVGSFAIASGLVDAARVPRNGIATVRIWQANIGKTIIAHVPITDGQVQETGDFELDGVTFPAAEVQLEFLDPAADEDGEGGAMFPTGNLVDDLEVPGVGTFKATLINAGIPTIFVNAADIGYTGAELQDAINGDVAALQRFETIRAHGAVRMGLIEHVDQAAGRQHTPKVAFVAAPMTYTASSGKTVQAENVDLLVRALSMGKLHHAMMGTAAVAIGTAAAIPGTLVNLAAGGGERSAVRFGHPSGTLRVGAEARQVDGQWTVTKAIMSRSARVLMEGWVRVPGDSF; via the coding sequence ATGACACATGTACCGCAAATCAAAATCCCCGCCACCTACATCCGTGGCGGCACCAGCAAAGGCGTGTTCTTCCGCCTGCAAGACCTGCCCGAGCGCGCCCAGGTCCCCGGCCCGGCCCGCGACGCCCTGTTGCTGCGGGTGATCGGCAGCCCCGACCCCTACGCCAAGCAGATCGACGGCATGGGCGGCGCCACCTCCAGCACCAGCAAGACGGTGATCCTGTCGAAAAGCATCAAGGCCGACCACGACGTTGACTACCTGTTCGGCCAGGTGTCGATCGACACCGCGTTCGTCGACTGGAGCGGTAACTGCGGCAACCTGTCTGCCGCCGTGGGTTCGTTCGCCATTGCCAGCGGCTTGGTCGATGCCGCGCGCGTTCCGCGCAACGGTATTGCCACCGTGCGCATCTGGCAGGCCAATATCGGCAAGACCATCATCGCCCATGTGCCGATCACCGACGGCCAGGTGCAGGAAACCGGCGACTTCGAACTCGACGGCGTGACCTTCCCGGCCGCCGAGGTGCAACTGGAGTTCCTGGACCCGGCCGCCGACGAAGACGGTGAAGGCGGGGCGATGTTCCCCACGGGCAATCTGGTCGACGACCTCGAGGTGCCGGGTGTCGGGACCTTCAAGGCCACCCTGATCAACGCCGGTATCCCGACCATCTTCGTCAATGCCGCTGATATCGGCTATACCGGTGCCGAATTGCAGGACGCCATCAACGGCGATGTCGCAGCCTTGCAGCGTTTCGAGACCATCCGCGCCCACGGTGCGGTGCGCATGGGGCTGATCGAGCACGTCGACCAGGCAGCCGGGCGCCAGCACACGCCCAAGGTGGCGTTTGTCGCGGCACCGATGACCTACACTGCGTCCAGTGGCAAGACGGTCCAGGCCGAGAACGTCGACCTGTTGGTGCGCGCACTGTCCATGGGCAAGCTGCACCACGCGATGATGGGCACCGCGGCCGTCGCCATTGGCACCGCCGCGGCGATCCCAGGCACGCTGGTCAACCTGGCCGCTGGTGGCGGTGAGCGCAGCGCCGTGCGCTTCGGACACCCGTCCGGCACTTTGCGGGTGGGGGCCGAGGCGCGCCAGGTGGACGGGCAGTGGACGGTGACCAAGGCAATCATGAGCCGTAGCGCTCGGGTGCTGATGGAGGGCTGGGTGCGCGTACCTGGCGATAGTTTCTAA
- the acnB gene encoding bifunctional aconitate hydratase 2/2-methylisocitrate dehydratase, producing the protein MLEAYRKHIEERAALGIVPQPLNAEQTAGLVELLKNPPAGEEAFLVDLITNRVPPGVDEAAYVKAAFLSAVAKGEAKSPLIDRKHATELLGTMQGGYNIETLVALLDDAELGAVAAEQLKHTLLMFDAFHDVAEKAKAGNAHAKAVLESWAAGEWFTSRPAIADKYTLTVFKVPGETNTDDLSPAPDAWSRPDIPLHALAMLKMARDGIEPQQPGSVGPLAQIEAVKAKGFPVAYVGDVVGTGSSRKSATNSVLWFFGDDIPYVPNKRAGGFCFGTKIAPIFYNTMEDAGALPIEFDCTNLAMGDVIDVYPFKGEVRRHGSDELVTNFELKTEVLLDEVRAGGRIPLIVGRGLTEKARAELGLAPSDLFKKPEQPAASTKGFTLAQKMVGRACGLPEGQGVRPGAYCEPKMTTVGSQDTTGPMTRDELKDLACLGFSADLVMQSFCHTAAYPKPIDVTTHHTLPDFIRTRGGVSLRPGDGIIHSWLNRMLMPDTVGTGGDSHTRFPIGISFPAGSGLVAFAAATGVMPLDMPESILVRFKGKLQPGITLRDLVHAIPYYAIQKGLLTVEKKGKKNAFSGRILEIEGLNDLTVEQAFELSDASAERSAAGCTIKLPEKAIAEYLQSNITLLRWMIGEGYGDARTLERRAQAMEAWLAKPELLSADADAEYAEIIEIDLADVKEPVLCAPNDPDDARLLSSVQGEKIDEVFIGSCMTNIGHFRAAGKLLDKVKGGIPTRLWLAPPTKMDAHQLTEEGYYGIYGKAGARMEMPGCSLCMGNQARVQTGSTVVSTSTRNFPNRLGDATNVYLASAELAAVASIIGKLPTVEEYMQYAKDIDSMAADVYRYLSFDQIAEFREAAANAKIPVVQA; encoded by the coding sequence GTGCTTGAAGCCTACCGCAAACATATCGAAGAGCGTGCCGCTCTGGGTATCGTGCCCCAGCCGCTGAACGCCGAACAAACCGCAGGCCTGGTCGAGCTGCTGAAAAACCCGCCGGCCGGCGAAGAAGCCTTCCTCGTAGACCTGATCACCAACCGCGTTCCACCAGGGGTGGACGAAGCCGCCTACGTCAAGGCCGCGTTCCTCTCCGCCGTCGCCAAGGGCGAAGCCAAGTCGCCGCTGATCGACCGCAAGCACGCCACCGAGTTGCTGGGCACCATGCAGGGCGGCTACAACATCGAGACGCTGGTCGCGCTGCTGGACGACGCCGAGCTGGGCGCCGTCGCGGCCGAACAGCTCAAGCACACCCTGCTGATGTTCGATGCCTTCCACGACGTGGCCGAGAAAGCCAAGGCGGGCAATGCCCACGCCAAGGCCGTGCTCGAGTCCTGGGCTGCCGGCGAGTGGTTCACCTCGCGCCCGGCGATCGCCGACAAGTACACCCTGACCGTGTTCAAGGTGCCAGGCGAAACCAACACCGACGACCTGTCCCCTGCCCCGGACGCCTGGTCGCGCCCTGACATCCCGCTGCACGCCCTGGCCATGCTGAAAATGGCCCGCGACGGCATCGAGCCGCAGCAGCCGGGCTCGGTCGGCCCGCTGGCCCAGATCGAAGCCGTGAAAGCCAAAGGCTTCCCGGTTGCCTACGTCGGTGACGTGGTCGGTACCGGTTCCTCGCGTAAATCCGCCACCAACTCGGTGCTGTGGTTCTTCGGCGACGACATCCCGTATGTGCCGAACAAGCGCGCCGGTGGTTTCTGCTTCGGCACCAAGATCGCCCCGATCTTCTACAACACCATGGAAGACGCCGGCGCCCTGCCGATCGAATTCGACTGCACCAACCTGGCCATGGGCGACGTCATCGACGTCTACCCGTTCAAAGGTGAAGTGCGCCGTCACGGCAGCGACGAACTGGTCACCAACTTCGAGCTGAAAACCGAAGTACTGCTCGATGAAGTCCGCGCCGGCGGCCGTATCCCGCTGATCGTCGGCCGTGGCCTGACCGAGAAAGCCCGCGCCGAACTGGGCCTGGCTCCTTCGGACCTGTTCAAGAAACCTGAGCAGCCTGCCGCTTCGACCAAGGGCTTCACCCTGGCGCAGAAGATGGTCGGTCGCGCCTGCGGTCTGCCAGAAGGCCAGGGCGTGCGCCCAGGTGCCTACTGCGAACCGAAGATGACCACCGTCGGTTCCCAGGACACCACCGGCCCGATGACCCGCGACGAGCTGAAAGACCTGGCGTGCCTGGGCTTCTCCGCCGACCTGGTGATGCAGTCGTTCTGCCACACCGCCGCTTATCCGAAGCCGATCGACGTCACCACCCACCACACCCTGCCAGACTTCATCCGCACCCGTGGCGGCGTGTCGCTGCGCCCGGGCGACGGCATCATCCACAGCTGGCTGAACCGCATGCTGATGCCTGACACCGTAGGCACCGGTGGCGACTCGCACACCCGCTTCCCGATCGGCATCTCGTTCCCGGCAGGTTCCGGCCTGGTGGCCTTCGCCGCCGCCACCGGCGTCATGCCGCTGGACATGCCGGAGTCGATCCTGGTGCGCTTCAAGGGCAAACTGCAACCTGGCATCACCCTGCGTGACCTGGTGCATGCCATCCCTTACTACGCCATCCAGAAAGGCCTGCTGACCGTCGAGAAGAAAGGCAAGAAGAACGCCTTCTCCGGCCGCATCCTGGAGATCGAAGGCCTCAACGACCTGACCGTCGAGCAAGCCTTCGAGCTGTCCGACGCCTCGGCCGAACGTTCTGCCGCTGGTTGCACCATCAAGCTGCCAGAGAAGGCCATCGCCGAGTACCTGCAGTCCAACATCACTCTGCTGCGCTGGATGATCGGCGAAGGCTACGGCGATGCCCGCACCCTGGAGCGCCGCGCCCAGGCCATGGAAGCCTGGCTGGCCAAGCCTGAGCTGCTGTCGGCCGATGCCGATGCCGAATACGCCGAAATCATCGAAATCGACCTGGCCGACGTCAAAGAGCCTGTGCTCTGCGCGCCGAACGACCCGGACGACGCCCGCCTGCTGTCCTCGGTACAGGGTGAGAAGATCGACGAAGTGTTCATCGGCTCGTGCATGACCAACATCGGTCACTTCCGCGCCGCCGGCAAGCTGCTGGACAAGGTCAAGGGTGGCATTCCGACCCGTCTGTGGCTGGCCCCGCCAACCAAGATGGACGCCCACCAGCTGACCGAGGAAGGCTACTACGGCATCTACGGCAAGGCTGGCGCGCGCATGGAAATGCCAGGCTGCTCGCTGTGCATGGGCAACCAGGCACGTGTGCAGACCGGTTCGACCGTGGTCTCCACCTCGACCCGTAACTTCCCGAACCGTCTGGGCGACGCCACCAACGTGTACCTGGCATCGGCCGAGCTGGCCGCTGTCGCTTCGATCATCGGCAAGCTGCCGACCGTCGAGGAGTACATGCAGTACGCCAAGGACATCGACAGCATGGCTGCCGACGTCTACCGCTACCTGAGCTTCGACCAGATCGCCGAGTTCCGCGAAGCAGCGGCCAACGCCAAGATCCCGGTGGTCCAGGCGTAA